The following are encoded together in the Geobacter sulfurreducens PCA genome:
- a CDS encoding beta-ketoacyl-ACP synthase III yields the protein MFHSIVLATGGQVPERVVPNSHFSYLVDDADTWIQSRTGIRERRFAAPDEATSDLATAAALKALDRAGMGAGELDCLIVATSTPDMCLPATACMVQKNIGAVNAFAFDMNAVCSGFVFGLETADNFIRSGKYERVMVIGADTYSKILDFQDQTTCPLFGDGAGAVILGRTTERTGILQSVIRSDGSGWELIQVPSSGSRKPVTAETIALRENSFRMAGKQVFIFATDVIPQIIEEVTTKAGVAVTDLDHIIPHQANYRIIDFISRKTGIPKERFLLNLDRYGNTAAASVGLALDEYLRNGTIKPGELVLMMGFGGGLSWGGILIRA from the coding sequence ATGTTTCATTCAATCGTCCTTGCCACCGGCGGCCAGGTTCCCGAGCGGGTGGTCCCCAATTCCCATTTCTCATACCTGGTCGACGACGCCGACACGTGGATCCAGTCCCGAACCGGCATTCGGGAGCGCCGGTTCGCCGCTCCAGACGAGGCCACGTCCGATCTGGCCACTGCCGCGGCCCTCAAGGCCCTTGACCGTGCCGGCATGGGGGCAGGGGAGCTCGACTGCCTCATCGTGGCCACGTCCACGCCCGACATGTGCCTGCCGGCCACGGCATGCATGGTCCAGAAAAATATCGGTGCCGTGAATGCCTTTGCCTTCGATATGAATGCAGTCTGCAGCGGGTTCGTCTTCGGGCTGGAAACGGCAGACAACTTCATCCGGTCCGGCAAATACGAACGGGTCATGGTGATCGGCGCCGACACCTACTCGAAGATTCTCGATTTTCAGGACCAGACCACCTGCCCCCTGTTCGGTGACGGGGCCGGCGCGGTTATTCTGGGAAGGACCACCGAGCGCACCGGTATCCTCCAGAGTGTCATCCGGAGCGACGGCAGCGGCTGGGAACTGATTCAGGTGCCCTCGTCGGGGTCCCGCAAGCCGGTGACCGCCGAGACCATCGCCCTGAGGGAAAATTCCTTCCGCATGGCTGGGAAGCAGGTCTTTATCTTCGCCACCGACGTAATTCCTCAGATTATCGAGGAAGTGACGACAAAAGCCGGGGTGGCGGTGACCGATCTGGACCACATAATTCCGCACCAGGCCAATTATCGGATCATCGACTTCATTTCCCGCAAGACCGGTATTCCCAAAGAACGTTTTCTTCTAAACCTGGATCGCTACGGTAACACGGCCGCTGCGTCGGTTGGGCTCGCGCTGGACGAATACCTGCGCAATGGCACCATCAAGCCGGGGGAACTCGTTCTCATGATGGGGTTCGGCGGCGGGCTTTCCTGGGGGGGGATCCTCATCAGGGCCTGA
- a CDS encoding class I SAM-dependent methyltransferase, whose amino-acid sequence MSPHHTPLHPCFDPAETSNELSRLLVSGPIVDADLDRRIARLRERFRIYCGIYPFGMWDSGLVVTREMRALTDLLLPLAEILPAFSRLFRLTLRFPPLLEATPLTTACSWLDLLERLDVSAARGNPARLLEQLAGDGARRTSFVFSLFIPRHYGGGFDRYPDQTAFLKRWIRQRGTPEGGIFSVLDAACGCGEGTYALARLLMGMGVAPDRFRVLGSSLEEIELFAARHAFFPHDQRRGEVLRSFAAPLLAAGAATSIGFVREDIREATGGAWDVILCNGILGGPFIHDRQTLERTIARLAARLAPGGLIVAADRFHEGWKRRVPAAMLEEMLRGAGLTVLTVGEGVAGVRP is encoded by the coding sequence ATGAGCCCGCACCACACCCCGCTCCACCCTTGTTTCGATCCGGCCGAGACCTCAAACGAACTATCACGGCTTCTCGTCTCAGGCCCTATCGTCGACGCCGACCTCGACCGGCGCATCGCCCGTCTCCGGGAACGGTTCCGCATCTACTGCGGCATCTATCCCTTCGGCATGTGGGACAGCGGGCTCGTGGTCACGCGGGAGATGCGTGCCCTGACCGATCTTCTTCTGCCCCTCGCGGAAATACTGCCGGCATTTTCCCGGCTTTTCAGACTGACGCTCCGGTTCCCCCCCCTTCTGGAAGCGACCCCACTGACAACCGCCTGCTCGTGGCTCGACCTGCTCGAACGGCTCGACGTCTCCGCAGCCCGGGGGAACCCGGCCCGACTTCTTGAACAGTTGGCCGGGGATGGCGCGAGGCGCACGAGCTTCGTATTTTCCCTCTTCATCCCCCGCCACTACGGTGGCGGCTTCGACCGCTACCCGGACCAGACCGCCTTTCTGAAGCGATGGATAAGACAGCGGGGCACCCCGGAAGGGGGTATCTTCTCCGTGCTCGATGCTGCTTGCGGTTGCGGTGAAGGGACTTACGCCCTGGCTCGTCTCCTGATGGGGATGGGCGTTGCGCCGGACCGCTTCCGCGTGCTCGGCAGCTCCCTCGAAGAGATCGAGCTCTTTGCGGCCCGCCACGCATTTTTCCCCCACGATCAACGGCGCGGGGAAGTCCTGCGGAGCTTTGCCGCGCCGCTTCTCGCCGCAGGAGCGGCGACGTCCATCGGGTTCGTGCGCGAGGATATCAGGGAGGCGACAGGAGGGGCCTGGGACGTGATTCTCTGTAACGGTATTCTGGGAGGACCGTTCATCCACGACCGGCAGACGCTTGAGCGCACGATCGCACGACTTGCGGCCCGCCTGGCTCCGGGCGGACTCATTGTGGCGGCCGACCGGTTCCACGAGGGATGGAAGCGGCGGGTCCCCGCCGCCATGCTGGAAGAGATGCTGCGCGGCGCGGGGCTCACCGTACTCACCGTGGGGGAGGGCGTTGCCGGGGTCAGGCCCTGA
- a CDS encoding protein-glutamate methylesterase/protein-glutamine glutaminase has translation MLQNQTRKLRVLVVDDSSFMRMVIRSVLEKDPAIEVVGIAVDGMEGVEKALALKPDLITMDIEMPRLDGISALKQVMAKCPTRVLMVSTLTCEGAKATFDALDAGAIDYIPKNVTDSADAQRVFREELLRKVKGAASSIFGRPMTTSAPRAIIAPPRQVQPAPRPSQALAGKFHYVGIGASTGGPVALQEVLGRIPGNYPHGIVVAIHMPKAFTGPYAERLNSKCSLQIKEANDGDIIQPGVVLVAPGGRHMALARQGNSIVVRTLSTAECPQYIYIPSVDHMMTTLADATNGSALGVILTGMGSDGFKGMKHLKSKGGITIVQDEATSTIYGMPRACIEGGVADTVLPLTQIGSEIARLGG, from the coding sequence ATGCTTCAGAATCAGACACGAAAACTGCGAGTCCTGGTCGTCGACGATTCTTCTTTCATGAGGATGGTGATCCGGAGCGTACTCGAAAAGGACCCGGCGATCGAGGTGGTCGGCATAGCCGTTGATGGGATGGAAGGGGTTGAAAAAGCCCTGGCCCTGAAACCGGACCTGATCACCATGGACATCGAGATGCCACGGCTGGACGGGATCTCCGCCCTCAAACAGGTCATGGCCAAGTGCCCGACACGGGTCCTGATGGTCTCAACCCTCACCTGCGAGGGAGCCAAGGCCACCTTTGACGCCCTCGATGCAGGCGCCATCGACTACATTCCGAAAAACGTGACCGACAGCGCCGATGCCCAGCGAGTCTTCCGGGAAGAGTTGCTGCGCAAGGTCAAGGGAGCCGCCAGCTCTATCTTCGGCCGGCCGATGACCACATCGGCCCCCCGGGCGATCATCGCTCCCCCCCGGCAGGTGCAGCCCGCTCCGCGCCCCTCGCAGGCATTGGCCGGCAAGTTCCACTACGTGGGCATTGGCGCCTCCACCGGCGGCCCGGTGGCGCTCCAGGAGGTCCTGGGCCGCATCCCCGGCAACTACCCCCATGGCATCGTGGTGGCCATCCACATGCCCAAGGCATTCACGGGGCCCTACGCCGAACGACTCAACAGCAAGTGTTCCCTCCAGATCAAGGAGGCGAATGATGGCGACATCATCCAGCCCGGCGTGGTCCTCGTTGCCCCGGGCGGTCGTCACATGGCGCTGGCCCGCCAGGGAAACTCGATCGTGGTTCGGACGCTCTCCACCGCCGAGTGCCCCCAGTACATCTACATTCCGTCGGTGGACCACATGATGACCACCCTGGCTGACGCCACCAACGGATCGGCCCTGGGAGTGATCCTTACGGGCATGGGGAGCGACGGATTCAAGGGGATGAAGCACTTGAAAAGCAAGGGTGGCATCACCATCGTCCAGGACGAGGCCACCTCCACCATCTACGGCATGCCGCGGGCCTGCATCGAGGGGGGCGTCGCAGACACGGTGCTTCCCCTCACCCAGATCGGTTCGGAGATCGCCCGTCTGGGTGGGTGA
- a CDS encoding HDOD domain-containing protein, whose protein sequence is METSKMEKAAALLGGMIDLPTIPAVAIQVLSLLDEPEVDVDDVAELVLTDQVMAARVLKMVNSPLYRPATEITSLKGALVYLGLRHIREFILTCSIIQCSEGKDGVLGVKPFWEHSFGVGIVARLIAEKVGYHDTEKAYIGGIIHDIGEVFLSYYMRDEFQKIVDSISDKPHKLVEAEEEFLGTTHCEIGLCIARAWRFPDDYCEVIAHHHAPQEAKNAPRLTAIVNLADLFCNVRQLDYGGKAWVSFSLADEPAWGMLQGPGSRLSELDIERFCYELDDRVEEISELVGNIFKNG, encoded by the coding sequence GTGGAAACGAGCAAAATGGAAAAGGCGGCCGCACTGCTCGGCGGGATGATCGATCTTCCCACCATCCCCGCTGTCGCCATTCAGGTCCTTTCACTCCTGGACGAGCCAGAAGTCGATGTGGATGATGTGGCCGAGCTGGTTCTGACCGACCAGGTCATGGCCGCCAGGGTTCTCAAGATGGTGAACTCGCCCCTCTATCGTCCGGCCACCGAGATCACCTCCCTCAAGGGGGCTCTGGTCTATCTGGGGCTGCGGCATATCCGGGAGTTCATCCTCACCTGCTCCATCATCCAGTGCTCCGAGGGAAAAGATGGCGTCCTCGGCGTCAAACCGTTCTGGGAGCACTCCTTCGGCGTCGGCATCGTGGCCCGGCTGATCGCGGAAAAGGTGGGATACCACGATACGGAAAAAGCATACATCGGAGGGATCATCCACGACATCGGCGAGGTATTCCTCAGCTATTACATGCGGGATGAGTTCCAGAAGATCGTCGACTCCATCAGCGACAAGCCCCACAAGCTCGTCGAGGCCGAGGAGGAATTCCTTGGAACGACCCACTGCGAGATCGGGCTTTGCATCGCCCGGGCGTGGCGCTTCCCCGATGATTACTGCGAGGTGATCGCCCACCATCACGCCCCCCAGGAGGCGAAAAATGCCCCCCGGCTCACCGCCATCGTCAATCTGGCCGATCTCTTCTGCAACGTGCGCCAGCTTGACTACGGCGGCAAAGCCTGGGTAAGCTTTTCCCTGGCCGATGAACCGGCGTGGGGAATGCTCCAGGGCCCCGGCTCGCGGCTCTCCGAGCTCGACATTGAGCGGTTCTGCTACGAACTGGATGACCGGGTGGAAGAAATCAGTGAGTTGGTAGGTAATATCTTCAAGAACGGGTGA
- a CDS encoding CheR family methyltransferase produces MKLSDKDFEILRDFIYNHCGMYFHASKKYFLESRIARRLEATKCSDIHGYLGHLKGGVGKAEELTKLLNEITTNETCFFRNPPQLKALENVFLPEIVATKGKIGFRKIRIWSAGSSSGEEAYTMAMMLLEKRSTILKDWIIEIVGTDISESVLAQAREGIYNSYSVRNTPDFYLKKYFREETGGRFLLSPDVKKLVSFSHLNLYEDSKMVFMKSFDFIFCANVLIYFDLASKTKVVQHFYNNLQPYGYFFVGQSESLHGVNDKFKTVHFPGGFAYKK; encoded by the coding sequence GTGAAACTCTCGGACAAGGATTTCGAAATACTAAGAGATTTCATATACAACCACTGCGGCATGTATTTTCACGCCAGCAAGAAGTACTTTCTGGAAAGCCGCATTGCCCGGCGTCTCGAGGCGACGAAATGCTCGGATATCCACGGATACCTGGGGCACCTCAAGGGGGGGGTAGGCAAGGCCGAAGAACTGACCAAGCTGCTCAACGAGATCACCACCAACGAGACCTGCTTCTTCCGCAACCCTCCCCAGCTCAAGGCCCTGGAAAACGTATTCCTCCCCGAGATCGTCGCCACCAAGGGGAAAATCGGCTTCCGTAAAATCCGCATCTGGAGCGCAGGCTCATCATCGGGCGAAGAGGCCTACACCATGGCCATGATGCTGCTGGAAAAGCGCTCGACGATCCTCAAGGATTGGATCATCGAAATCGTCGGTACGGACATCAGCGAATCGGTCCTGGCTCAGGCTCGAGAAGGGATATATAATTCCTACTCGGTTCGCAACACCCCCGATTTTTACCTCAAGAAATATTTCCGGGAAGAAACGGGCGGAAGATTTCTCCTGTCGCCCGATGTGAAGAAGCTCGTCTCTTTCTCTCACCTGAATCTTTACGAAGACTCGAAAATGGTCTTCATGAAGAGCTTTGACTTCATTTTCTGCGCGAATGTACTGATCTATTTCGACCTGGCATCCAAGACAAAGGTGGTTCAACACTTCTACAACAACCTCCAGCCCTATGGCTATTTCTTTGTCGGGCAGTCAGAATCCCTGCATGGCGTGAACGATAAGTTCAAGACGGTTCATTTCCCCGGGGGATTTGCCTACAAAAAATGA
- a CDS encoding chemotaxis protein CheA yields MAIECEDQELLEGFLTETTELLEKLDDDLVALEKAPSDADLLNGIFRSIHTVKGASSFLGFELLVKVTHKTEDVLNRLRRGELIVTPEIMDVILEAVDLVKVLVADIKGGDIVDREIDGTISKLIPLLSENAKEATVLKAPAAQPETSAPAEQSAEETASASEQSADASAPTETAPPPPPEKAASAPAVRPQNAPAPAKDDKKADDLADNSTVRVDVKRLDDLMNQVGELVLERNRMMQLNTDFQGDSGDSSFGEEFAKLSKRISFVTSELQMQVLKMRMIPVEKVFKKFPRIVRNLARDLGKEVDLTVLGEETELDRSVVDEIGDPLIHLIRNAMDHGLETPDERVAAGKPRKGTLILSAAHEGNQIVISIKDDGRGVDTDKVARKAKEKGLVTDEQLAAMGQRELLDLIFLPGFSTKEKATDLSGRGVGMDVVRTNIKKLNGIIDIRSELGRGSEFILKLPLTLAIIQSLLVEVEDETYSLPLAAVLETLRVDEKEFHTIGGQEVLKLRDSVLPLMRLQRIFNIAPGERNRSSCYVVVVGVAEKRVGLVVSRLLGQQEVAIKSLGKYLANLPGIAGSTILGDGRVTLIIDPAGLIENSDGSGGGRVAA; encoded by the coding sequence ATGGCGATTGAATGCGAAGACCAGGAACTGCTTGAAGGGTTCCTGACCGAAACCACCGAGCTTCTGGAAAAGCTTGACGACGACCTGGTTGCGCTGGAAAAGGCGCCGTCGGACGCGGACCTGCTCAACGGCATCTTCCGCTCCATCCATACGGTCAAGGGAGCGTCGAGCTTCTTGGGGTTCGAGCTGCTGGTCAAAGTAACCCACAAGACGGAGGATGTACTCAACCGTCTGCGCCGCGGCGAGCTGATCGTCACCCCGGAGATCATGGATGTCATCCTTGAGGCGGTCGACCTGGTGAAGGTCCTGGTGGCCGACATCAAGGGCGGCGACATCGTGGACCGGGAGATCGACGGCACCATCAGCAAGCTGATTCCGCTGCTGTCGGAAAACGCCAAGGAAGCGACCGTGCTGAAGGCCCCGGCAGCACAGCCCGAGACCTCAGCTCCCGCGGAACAGTCGGCTGAGGAAACCGCCTCGGCCAGCGAACAGTCGGCGGATGCGTCAGCTCCCACGGAAACGGCACCTCCCCCGCCACCGGAGAAAGCCGCCTCTGCGCCGGCCGTGCGTCCCCAGAACGCACCCGCGCCGGCAAAGGACGACAAGAAGGCCGATGATCTCGCGGATAACTCGACGGTCCGGGTCGACGTCAAACGGCTCGACGACCTCATGAACCAGGTAGGTGAGCTGGTCCTGGAACGCAACAGGATGATGCAGCTCAACACCGACTTCCAGGGCGACTCCGGCGACTCCAGTTTCGGCGAGGAATTCGCCAAGCTTTCCAAGCGGATCAGTTTTGTCACGTCGGAACTGCAGATGCAGGTTCTCAAGATGCGGATGATCCCGGTGGAAAAGGTCTTCAAGAAGTTTCCCCGCATCGTCCGCAACCTTGCCCGTGATCTGGGCAAGGAAGTGGACCTGACGGTGCTGGGCGAGGAAACGGAACTTGACCGCTCGGTCGTCGACGAAATCGGCGATCCGCTCATCCACCTGATCCGCAACGCCATGGACCACGGCCTGGAGACTCCCGACGAACGGGTTGCCGCCGGCAAGCCCCGCAAGGGGACGCTCATCCTCTCCGCGGCCCACGAGGGGAACCAGATCGTTATCAGCATCAAGGACGACGGACGGGGAGTCGACACCGACAAGGTGGCCCGCAAGGCCAAAGAGAAGGGGCTCGTCACCGACGAGCAACTGGCTGCCATGGGGCAGCGCGAACTGCTGGACCTGATCTTCCTGCCGGGCTTCTCCACCAAGGAAAAAGCAACCGACCTGTCGGGGCGCGGCGTCGGTATGGACGTGGTCCGTACCAACATCAAGAAGCTCAACGGCATCATCGACATCAGAAGCGAACTCGGGCGGGGCTCGGAGTTCATCCTCAAGCTCCCCCTGACCCTGGCCATCATCCAATCGCTCCTGGTTGAGGTCGAGGATGAGACCTATTCGCTCCCCCTGGCCGCGGTCCTCGAAACCCTCAGGGTTGACGAAAAGGAATTCCACACCATCGGCGGCCAGGAAGTTCTCAAGCTGCGCGATTCGGTTCTCCCTCTCATGCGGCTGCAGCGGATATTCAACATCGCCCCCGGCGAACGGAATCGGTCCTCATGCTACGTGGTTGTCGTTGGAGTTGCCGAGAAGCGGGTGGGACTCGTCGTGTCGCGGCTTCTCGGCCAGCAGGAAGTGGCCATCAAGTCCCTGGGCAAGTATCTGGCGAACCTGCCGGGCATCGCCGGCTCCACCATCCTGGGTGATGGGCGGGTGACTCTCATCATTGACCCGGCCGGACTTATCGAGAACAGTGACGGGAGCGGCGGCGGACGTGTCGCAGCCTGA
- a CDS encoding chemotaxis protein CheW, producing MQNALQTRVDETRNELIQLVSFKLEEEEYGVNVLKVREIIRMPSITRVPNTPHYVEGVINLRGKVIPIISMRKRFGLPEGENSSQTRIMVMDMEGELMGFVVDAVSEVIRISESEIQPPPAVVNSAVEQECLSGVINQTERLLFFLDLEKLITQDERRLFSGMI from the coding sequence ATGCAGAATGCACTGCAGACCAGGGTCGATGAGACCAGGAACGAATTGATCCAGCTGGTGAGTTTCAAGCTAGAGGAAGAGGAGTACGGGGTAAATGTCCTTAAGGTGAGAGAAATCATCCGGATGCCGAGCATTACCCGCGTCCCCAACACCCCTCACTATGTGGAGGGAGTCATCAACCTGCGGGGCAAGGTGATCCCGATCATTTCCATGCGCAAGCGCTTCGGACTGCCCGAAGGGGAGAACAGCAGCCAGACCCGGATCATGGTTATGGACATGGAGGGTGAACTGATGGGGTTCGTCGTCGATGCCGTTTCCGAGGTCATCCGTATCTCCGAGAGCGAGATCCAGCCGCCGCCGGCCGTGGTCAACAGCGCCGTGGAGCAGGAATGTCTGTCCGGCGTCATCAACCAGACCGAACGACTCCTCTTCTTCCTTGATCTGGAAAAACTCATCACCCAGGACGAGCGCCGGCTCTTTTCCGGGATGATTTGA
- a CDS encoding IS4-like element ISGsu1 family transposase codes for MAHCNTVLNQVVGFFKRHEFESLARKHHIGQKFRSFNRWSQFMAMMVCQLSGRKSLRDIVENLKAQGHKLYHLGMKTVSRTTLARVNDEQPHELYKELFYKMLHRCKAVAPSHRFKIDEKVYLLDATTINLCLEAFPWATYRQKKGAIKMHVGLDADGYLPEFIDVTEGKKHEMSWARMLQLPAGSLAVFDRGFTDYDWWQQLTTNGIFFVTRLKENALVEYFKKRPGRKATGVILDQEIRLKGMKDKLRLVQFIADDGNDYRFVTNAHHLKAAIVADLYKERWKIELFFKWIKQNLKIKTFLGTSENAVLTQIWIALCVYLVLAYLTFLSKIGSSMQQILRLLQLNLFERRDLESLFKPPKVEASPQLVLL; via the coding sequence GTGGCACATTGTAACACAGTCCTTAACCAAGTTGTCGGTTTTTTCAAGAGACATGAATTTGAATCCCTTGCCCGCAAGCATCACATCGGGCAGAAGTTTCGTTCTTTTAACCGTTGGTCGCAGTTCATGGCGATGATGGTTTGTCAACTTTCCGGCAGAAAAAGTCTGCGGGATATCGTGGAAAACCTCAAGGCCCAAGGCCACAAGCTCTATCATCTGGGCATGAAGACGGTTTCCCGTACCACCTTGGCCAGAGTGAACGATGAACAGCCGCATGAGTTGTACAAAGAGCTCTTTTACAAAATGCTGCATCGATGCAAGGCAGTTGCACCCAGTCATCGCTTCAAGATCGATGAAAAAGTCTATCTGCTGGATGCCACCACCATCAATCTCTGTCTGGAGGCGTTCCCTTGGGCCACCTACCGGCAGAAGAAGGGTGCCATAAAGATGCATGTCGGTCTTGATGCTGACGGCTATCTGCCTGAGTTCATCGATGTGACCGAAGGCAAGAAGCACGAGATGTCCTGGGCCAGGATGCTACAACTGCCTGCCGGTTCACTGGCCGTCTTTGACCGGGGCTTCACCGATTACGACTGGTGGCAGCAACTAACGACCAACGGCATCTTCTTCGTAACCCGGCTGAAAGAGAACGCCTTGGTGGAATACTTCAAGAAGCGTCCCGGCAGGAAAGCAACGGGCGTCATTCTTGACCAGGAGATTCGGCTCAAAGGGATGAAGGACAAACTGCGGCTTGTCCAGTTCATCGCCGATGACGGCAACGATTACCGCTTCGTGACCAATGCGCATCACCTGAAAGCAGCAATCGTGGCGGATCTCTACAAAGAGCGCTGGAAGATCGAACTGTTCTTCAAGTGGATCAAACAGAACCTGAAGATCAAGACCTTCCTCGGCACCTCGGAGAATGCCGTACTCACACAGATCTGGATTGCCCTGTGCGTGTATCTGGTACTGGCATACTTGACGTTTCTGTCAAAGATCGGATCGTCGATGCAGCAGATATTACGGTTATTACAGCTGAATTTGTTCGAGCGGCGAGACCTTGAAAGCCTATTCAAACCACCGAAAGTAGAGGCTTCGCCACAACTGGTGCTGCTTTAG
- a CDS encoding lytic transglycosylase domain-containing protein, with protein MFIDPTQRPNLQTDTAAGERPSVTGVADTSRFEALLAGRAASPGRKTDIRETAAAAAELMRLDMMRSAFSLGDTAGETPRPVGAQAMEFILKSFAQNRGEVTGADAAQAEVGAPADVSAAEVSSTGPRDAGWLEDVIQRASRRYGVEVGLIKAVIKAESNFNPNAVSHAGAQGLMQLMPATARGLGVTDSFDPEQNVMAGTRFLKDLLKRYGGDIDKTLAAYNWGPGNVDRKPHLLPRETRDYLVKVKEYYSQFA; from the coding sequence ATGTTCATCGACCCGACACAACGCCCCAACCTTCAAACCGACACTGCAGCCGGGGAGCGCCCCTCCGTCACCGGCGTGGCGGATACCTCGCGCTTTGAGGCCCTTCTTGCCGGGCGAGCCGCGTCACCGGGACGGAAAACCGACATTAGGGAGACCGCTGCCGCGGCGGCCGAGCTCATGCGCCTCGATATGATGCGAAGCGCCTTCTCCCTGGGAGATACCGCCGGCGAGACGCCCCGGCCCGTCGGGGCCCAGGCCATGGAGTTCATCCTCAAGAGCTTCGCCCAGAACCGTGGCGAAGTGACCGGTGCTGATGCCGCGCAGGCAGAGGTCGGGGCGCCGGCCGATGTGTCCGCCGCCGAGGTCTCGTCGACCGGCCCGCGCGATGCCGGCTGGCTCGAAGATGTCATCCAGCGGGCCTCCCGCCGCTACGGGGTCGAGGTGGGGCTCATCAAGGCGGTCATCAAGGCCGAGAGCAACTTCAACCCCAACGCAGTGTCCCATGCCGGAGCCCAGGGGCTCATGCAGCTCATGCCCGCCACCGCACGGGGCCTCGGGGTTACCGATTCGTTCGATCCAGAACAGAACGTCATGGCCGGCACGCGTTTCCTCAAGGATCTGCTGAAGCGGTACGGAGGCGATATCGACAAGACCCTGGCCGCATACAATTGGGGCCCCGGCAACGTCGACCGCAAGCCCCATCTGCTCCCTCGTGAGACACGCGACTACCTCGTCAAGGTGAAGGAATACTACAGCCAGTTCGCCTGA
- a CDS encoding Tll0287-like domain-containing protein translates to MSWFANLKITPKFIVILCVLFVALMGVNAVDDYLRQESLIVKDATDNARILARQIVETREYMSSVVRGEPEANYNLVPQVVATQVAKRITTGSKYYVRQVSLRYRNPANRPDAYETAMLQRFGREKAAEQWEVVTIDGKRVFRYLLPMTADASCLGCHGRYEEAPAFVQARFPKGHPSYDYQIGQLIGAVSVSIPMADLYRQIGINLKLDLAIVSGVVLLILAAMSFMVHRSIIKPVRSVATSIGNVAATGNFSERLRRSSNDEVGELVGAFNELMEELDRTTRQRQESEDRYRNVLEMAQSAIVTFLADGKLIITNRKAEDLFGLPKGELLGVSIYTFMEEGDAVKGAIETYLREGAAAMIGETTPQRIRSIRGNVTTVEMALSVSRSDHNPLFTAILRENGRS, encoded by the coding sequence ATGTCCTGGTTTGCCAACCTGAAAATCACCCCAAAATTCATAGTTATTCTTTGTGTCCTGTTTGTAGCTCTCATGGGTGTCAATGCCGTTGACGATTATCTGCGGCAGGAGTCGTTGATCGTCAAGGATGCCACCGATAATGCCCGTATCCTTGCCCGGCAGATCGTTGAAACCCGGGAATATATGTCTTCGGTGGTCCGGGGCGAACCGGAGGCGAACTACAACCTCGTCCCCCAGGTGGTCGCTACCCAGGTGGCCAAGCGGATCACGACCGGCAGCAAGTACTACGTCCGTCAGGTGTCGTTACGCTACCGCAATCCCGCCAACCGCCCCGATGCCTATGAAACGGCGATGCTTCAGCGGTTCGGCAGGGAAAAGGCTGCCGAGCAGTGGGAGGTGGTAACGATCGACGGCAAACGGGTCTTCCGCTATCTGCTGCCCATGACTGCCGACGCCTCATGTCTCGGTTGCCACGGCCGCTACGAGGAGGCCCCGGCCTTCGTCCAGGCGCGGTTCCCCAAGGGGCACCCCTCCTATGATTACCAGATCGGCCAACTGATCGGCGCCGTGTCAGTTTCCATTCCCATGGCGGATCTCTATCGCCAGATCGGTATCAACCTCAAGCTCGATCTGGCAATCGTCTCGGGCGTAGTCCTCCTCATCCTCGCGGCCATGAGCTTTATGGTCCACCGCTCCATTATCAAGCCGGTCCGGTCGGTGGCAACCTCCATTGGCAACGTGGCCGCTACGGGGAATTTTTCGGAACGGCTCAGGAGAAGTTCCAACGACGAGGTGGGAGAGCTGGTGGGAGCGTTCAACGAACTCATGGAGGAGTTGGATCGCACGACGCGTCAACGGCAGGAGTCTGAAGACCGCTACCGCAACGTGCTGGAGATGGCCCAGTCCGCCATTGTCACCTTTTTGGCCGACGGGAAGCTCATCATTACCAACCGCAAGGCAGAGGACCTGTTCGGCCTTCCCAAGGGAGAGCTGCTGGGTGTCTCCATCTACACCTTCATGGAGGAGGGGGATGCGGTAAAGGGCGCCATCGAGACCTATCTGAGGGAAGGGGCGGCAGCCATGATCGGGGAGACGACCCCGCAGCGGATTCGCAGCATCCGCGGGAATGTGACAACGGTGGAAATGGCCCTCTCGGTGTCCCGGTCGGACCACAACCCCCTCTTTACCGCTATTTTGCGAGAAAACGGCCGGTCCTAG